From a region of the Microcoleus sp. bin38.metabat.b11b12b14.051 genome:
- a CDS encoding PhoD-like phosphatase — MSWTPLNHRIHHLPLILAGPILRRTETGAVTVWLALKAPRQVELKVYSTEGGTGEVVGVPLLQGAKSTVQLGKYLHVVAVTAKPTDKNLLTSGQIYAYDIEFAGSRESPSVGVPENEKENLLSCLWPTAADLSVLGPQTISYFAHGLPTFALPPQDLNYLRIVHGSCRKPHGDGRDALPILDNAIEQFAGMANFRPHQLFLTGDQIYGDDVADAMLWALTDAGDTLLGWEENLPLMNDAQIKKNLCNSIPKKWQKENVIVEEREIFRESPIEKASNAESEYKKPIDLQPGTRSDIARDFGGFTAMLVNKPEKAKSHLFGLGEYCAMYLLVWSPILWCDSFPKGKDICQNSQQAKVWDKEVVELDGFCRNLWRVRRAMANIPTYMICDDHDVSDDCFLNREWCYRVLGKPLGRLVVQNALLAYAVFQGWGNTPAQFDRATVGDKLLKAAEKWSDSAGTDVAVWEEAGQYLGIPAVDMETGLPKFKLDEDVLILDRDGGGAGEVLSWHFTVRSFKHEVIVLDTRTWRGYPVESAIAPPMLLTHKGFQDQIQQPLRETDLLNQTGEFAIEATLVVVPTNLVGLWIIDAVQRRDVEQGKVFNTDAGDAWNFHELAFVKLLSEFFRQRDRVIVLTGDIHYAAAVRLSYWSDCHFGDCRPEIECLQSVSQVNGELQIASQRLSVLAQLTSSALINEEWKTHVIHTKIKSLFPERTHECLGWNEPLELVKIPRRGRKKAMTAAVRNRQSFPDWGYRVDWIKRQKSRLFLQHENGQVSSILPKNKVLLLLGRLWSLIALLWRNRWLQEGDEIVGYGNIAIVSFEWPADGDGEKAVIQNVYWRPLWEPDSVVYSQYFVPLGLDESTGD; from the coding sequence ATGTCGTGGACACCATTAAATCATCGAATTCATCATTTGCCGCTGATTCTTGCGGGGCCGATTTTGCGCCGAACAGAAACAGGGGCTGTGACAGTTTGGCTGGCTCTGAAAGCACCCCGCCAAGTCGAACTCAAGGTTTATTCAACAGAGGGCGGTACCGGCGAAGTTGTCGGTGTGCCCTTGCTGCAAGGCGCGAAATCTACTGTGCAGCTTGGCAAATACCTGCACGTAGTGGCGGTGACTGCTAAACCAACAGATAAAAATCTCTTGACATCCGGGCAAATTTATGCTTATGACATTGAGTTTGCCGGGAGTCGCGAGTCGCCGTCGGTGGGAGTCCCAGAAAATGAGAAAGAAAATCTCCTTTCTTGTCTGTGGCCAACTGCTGCTGATTTGTCGGTTTTGGGGCCACAGACGATCAGTTATTTCGCTCACGGGTTGCCAACTTTTGCCCTGCCACCCCAGGATTTAAACTATTTGCGTATAGTGCACGGTTCTTGTCGCAAGCCCCACGGAGACGGCAGAGATGCGCTGCCAATCCTGGATAATGCGATCGAACAATTTGCAGGTATGGCAAATTTCCGGCCCCACCAACTATTTCTAACGGGCGACCAAATTTACGGCGACGACGTTGCCGATGCGATGCTGTGGGCATTGACTGATGCTGGCGATACACTGCTGGGCTGGGAAGAGAATCTGCCCCTGATGAATGATGCCCAAATTAAAAAGAATTTGTGTAACAGTATACCTAAAAAATGGCAAAAAGAAAATGTAATTGTCGAAGAGAGGGAAATTTTTAGAGAATCGCCAATTGAGAAAGCCTCTAATGCTGAGTCTGAGTACAAAAAACCAATTGATTTACAGCCGGGGACTCGCAGCGATATTGCCAGAGATTTTGGTGGTTTTACGGCGATGTTGGTGAATAAACCGGAGAAGGCTAAAAGTCACTTGTTTGGTTTGGGCGAATATTGTGCGATGTATTTGTTAGTTTGGTCTCCTATACTTTGGTGCGACAGTTTTCCCAAGGGTAAGGATATTTGTCAAAATTCTCAGCAGGCAAAAGTCTGGGATAAAGAAGTTGTAGAACTTGATGGTTTTTGTCGCAATTTGTGGCGGGTGAGGCGGGCGATGGCGAATATTCCTACTTATATGATTTGCGATGATCATGATGTTAGCGATGATTGTTTTTTGAATCGAGAGTGGTGTTATCGGGTGTTGGGTAAGCCGCTGGGCCGCCTGGTGGTGCAGAATGCTTTGCTGGCTTATGCTGTGTTTCAGGGTTGGGGAAATACGCCCGCACAGTTCGATCGCGCAACGGTAGGAGATAAGTTATTAAAGGCTGCCGAAAAGTGGTCAGATTCGGCGGGGACTGATGTTGCTGTTTGGGAGGAAGCTGGTCAGTATTTGGGGATTCCGGCGGTTGATATGGAGACTGGTTTACCCAAGTTTAAGTTGGATGAAGATGTTTTGATTTTGGATCGGGATGGCGGGGGTGCAGGTGAGGTTTTGAGTTGGCATTTTACGGTGAGAAGTTTTAAGCATGAGGTGATTGTGCTGGATACGCGAACTTGGCGGGGCTATCCGGTGGAAAGTGCGATCGCACCGCCGATGCTTTTGACTCATAAAGGTTTTCAGGATCAAATTCAGCAGCCTTTGCGAGAGACTGATTTGCTGAATCAAACTGGAGAATTTGCGATCGAGGCGACGCTAGTTGTGGTTCCGACAAATTTGGTAGGTTTGTGGATTATTGATGCGGTGCAAAGGCGGGATGTTGAACAGGGAAAGGTTTTTAATACTGATGCGGGGGATGCTTGGAATTTTCATGAGTTAGCTTTTGTGAAGCTTTTGTCGGAGTTTTTTCGGCAGCGCGATCGGGTGATTGTGTTAACGGGGGATATTCATTATGCTGCTGCTGTGCGGCTGAGTTATTGGTCGGATTGTCATTTTGGCGATTGTCGCCCTGAGATTGAGTGTTTGCAGTCTGTATCTCAGGTGAATGGAGAATTGCAAATTGCGAGTCAAAGATTATCTGTATTGGCACAATTGACTTCTAGTGCTTTAATTAATGAGGAGTGGAAAACTCATGTTATTCATACTAAAATTAAGTCGCTGTTTCCTGAGCGGACGCACGAATGTTTGGGATGGAATGAGCCGCTGGAGTTGGTGAAGATTCCGAGACGCGGCAGGAAGAAGGCTATGACGGCTGCGGTGAGAAATAGACAATCTTTTCCTGATTGGGGTTATCGAGTTGATTGGATTAAACGGCAAAAATCTCGGTTATTTTTGCAGCATGAAAATGGTCAGGTGTCAAGTATATTGCCTAAAAATAAAGTGTTGTTATTGCTGGGTCGTTTGTGGAGTTTGATAGCGC